A single region of the Lactobacillus isalae genome encodes:
- a CDS encoding YitT family protein produces MSQLEKLSRRHYLISKLSAAFLYALAVAVALNFFWGPGKIYASGITGFAQIIQSVSERFMPFTLSTSVMYFVLNIPLFVLGWCKIGHRFTIFTIIAVLLGSIMMRVIAPIKITYDPIICALFGGVINGVGTGIALKSGISTGGLDVLGIILRKKTGKSFGQINIFFNLIIVICAGFVFGWTRALYTALNIFVNGRVIDAVYTQHQKMQVFIVTEHPKHIIEGIQRKMHRGITIFHDVEGAYSHTEKTVLMTIIDRYDMFDIYNIVIQSDPYAFMSVSEVDKVYGRFKEQKPV; encoded by the coding sequence ATGAGTCAATTAGAAAAGCTGTCTCGCAGACACTATCTAATTTCCAAATTATCTGCTGCATTCCTTTATGCCTTAGCTGTTGCTGTGGCCCTGAACTTTTTCTGGGGACCTGGTAAGATTTATGCTTCTGGTATTACGGGATTTGCGCAAATTATTCAATCAGTGTCTGAACGATTCATGCCATTTACCTTATCGACCTCGGTGATGTACTTTGTTTTGAATATCCCTCTTTTTGTTTTGGGATGGTGCAAAATTGGACATCGCTTTACAATTTTTACAATTATTGCGGTTTTACTTGGATCAATTATGATGCGGGTAATTGCACCAATTAAAATTACCTATGATCCGATCATTTGTGCTTTATTTGGTGGCGTAATTAATGGGGTCGGAACGGGAATTGCCTTGAAATCAGGAATTTCTACAGGTGGTTTAGACGTTCTAGGCATTATTTTAAGAAAAAAGACTGGTAAAAGTTTTGGTCAAATTAATATTTTCTTTAATTTGATCATTGTTATCTGTGCTGGATTTGTATTTGGCTGGACGAGAGCTTTATATACTGCTTTAAACATTTTTGTTAATGGTAGAGTAATTGACGCTGTTTATACTCAGCATCAAAAAATGCAGGTATTTATTGTCACTGAACATCCTAAACATATTATTGAAGGTATTCAGCGTAAAATGCATCGTGGTATCACGATCTTCCATGATGTTGAAGGTGCATATAGCCATACAGAAAAAACTGTGTTGATGACGATTATTGACCGCTATGATATGTTCGATATCTATAATATTGTTATTCAATCTGATCCTTATGCCTTTATGAGTGTAAGTGAAGTTGATAAAGTATATGGACGCTTCAAAGAACAGAAACCAGTTTAA
- a CDS encoding pyruvate, water dikinase regulatory protein: protein MTEEKKENQKIVNLIIISDSVGDTAFNMVQAGAVQYPDVKFNYRRYPFITSREKLEKVFDEITEFENVLIAFTLIHEDEQLAVIKFAREHNMKYVDLLSGVIENIHALTGEEPKHEIGAVHHMGQNYFDRISAMEFAVMYDDGKDPKGFLEADVVLLGVSRTSKTPLSLFLANKNLKVANLPLVPQTHIPDEIYKVNPKKIIGLTNDPSVLNEIRRQRMIAYGLNPDTTYSNMDSINAELEAANKLYKKLGCYVINVAHRSIEETAALIMEHLGIDDYAK, encoded by the coding sequence ATGACTGAAGAAAAGAAAGAAAATCAAAAAATCGTTAACTTAATTATTATTTCCGATTCTGTAGGAGATACTGCTTTTAATATGGTTCAAGCTGGTGCGGTTCAATATCCAGATGTTAAATTTAACTACCGTCGCTATCCATTTATTACTAGTCGCGAAAAGCTAGAAAAAGTTTTCGACGAAATCACAGAGTTTGAGAACGTGCTAATTGCTTTTACGCTAATTCATGAAGATGAGCAATTAGCTGTCATTAAATTTGCGCGTGAACACAATATGAAATATGTAGATTTACTTTCTGGAGTAATTGAAAACATTCACGCCTTAACTGGCGAAGAACCTAAGCATGAGATTGGTGCCGTTCACCACATGGGTCAAAATTACTTCGACAGAATTTCTGCAATGGAATTCGCTGTAATGTACGATGATGGAAAAGATCCAAAAGGTTTCTTAGAAGCAGACGTTGTTTTGCTTGGAGTTTCAAGAACTTCTAAAACCCCTCTGTCATTATTCCTTGCTAACAAGAACTTGAAGGTAGCAAACTTGCCACTTGTTCCTCAAACTCATATTCCAGATGAAATTTATAAAGTTAATCCTAAAAAGATCATTGGTTTGACCAACGATCCATCTGTTTTAAATGAAATTAGACGTCAAAGAATGATTGCCTATGGCTTGAACCCTGATACCACTTACTCAAATATGGATTCAATCAATGCGGAACTTGAGGCTGCAAATAAGCTTTACAAGAAACTTGGCTGTTACGTAATTAACGTTGCTCACCGCTCAATTGAAGAAACTGCTGCTTTAATTATGGAACACCTCGGCATCGATGACTATGCTAAATAG
- the rpsU gene encoding 30S ribosomal protein S21: MAKTIVHENESIDDALRRFKRSVSRSGTLQEYRKREFYEKPSVKRKLKSEAARKRRHY, translated from the coding sequence ATGGCTAAGACAATCGTTCACGAAAACGAGTCTATTGATGATGCTCTTCGTCGTTTCAAACGTTCCGTTTCTAGAAGTGGTACCTTGCAAGAATACCGCAAGCGTGAATTCTACGAAAAACCAAGCGTTAAGAGAAAGTTAAAATCCGAAGCTGCTCGTAAGCGTAGACATTATTAA
- a CDS encoding GatB/YqeY domain-containing protein, with translation MSLNDTLMQDMKAAMKAKDKEALTTIRSLKAAVMNYKIKVGHDLTDDDELTVLSSALKQRKESLEEFTKAGRDDLINQTKEEMELIEKYMPKQMSKEELEQTVDETIKEVSASSKKDFGKVMQALMPKIKGKADGKAASSIVGKKLN, from the coding sequence ATGTCACTAAATGATACTTTAATGCAAGATATGAAAGCAGCTATGAAGGCAAAGGATAAGGAAGCTTTGACAACTATTCGTTCTCTTAAGGCTGCAGTAATGAACTATAAAATTAAAGTAGGTCATGACTTAACTGACGATGATGAGTTGACAGTTTTGTCTAGTGCGCTTAAACAACGTAAAGAATCTTTAGAAGAATTTACTAAGGCAGGTAGAGACGATTTAATTAACCAAACTAAAGAGGAAATGGAATTAATTGAAAAGTACATGCCAAAACAAATGTCTAAAGAAGAACTTGAACAAACTGTTGACGAAACAATTAAAGAAGTAAGTGCAAGTTCTAAGAAGGACTTTGGTAAAGTTATGCAAGCTTTAATGCCAAAAATTAAAGGTAAGGCTGATGGTAAAGCAGCATCTTCAATTGTTGGTAAAAAGCTTAACTAA
- a CDS encoding PhoH family protein has protein sequence MNLVGINDANLRLIEESYDVQVTDTGSEIEVTGEESLVKKIMQIFTALDKVVTRGVTITATDVVSAIKMADKGTLEFFGELYNKILIRDAKGRPVRVKNMGQKRYIEAIQKYDVVFGIGPAGTGKTFLAVVMAIAAFKKGEVSRIILTRPAVEAGESLGFLPGDLKEKVDPYLRPIYDSLYAILGVEPTNRLMERGVIEVAPLAYMRGRTLDDAFVILDEAQNTTQAQMKMFLTRLGFNSKMVVNGDQTQIDLPGKAKSGLLQAEHILSNIEQVKFINFTFNDVVRHPVVAKIVRAYEEEGH, from the coding sequence ATGAATTTAGTTGGAATTAACGATGCAAATTTGCGTTTAATTGAAGAATCTTACGATGTACAAGTGACTGATACTGGTAGCGAAATTGAAGTAACCGGAGAAGAAAGCCTTGTTAAAAAAATTATGCAAATTTTTACTGCTTTAGATAAGGTTGTTACCCGGGGAGTTACCATTACCGCAACTGACGTTGTTAGTGCAATCAAAATGGCTGACAAAGGGACTTTAGAGTTCTTTGGTGAACTATATAATAAAATTTTGATTAGGGATGCTAAAGGTCGGCCTGTTCGCGTTAAAAATATGGGACAAAAGCGTTATATTGAAGCAATTCAAAAGTATGACGTTGTTTTTGGAATTGGACCAGCTGGTACAGGAAAGACTTTCTTAGCAGTAGTAATGGCAATTGCAGCTTTTAAAAAGGGTGAAGTATCACGTATTATTTTAACTAGACCAGCTGTTGAAGCAGGAGAGTCGTTAGGATTTCTTCCGGGAGACTTAAAAGAAAAAGTTGATCCTTATTTAAGACCGATTTATGATTCTTTGTATGCAATTTTAGGGGTAGAACCAACAAATCGTTTAATGGAACGAGGTGTGATTGAAGTTGCTCCACTTGCATATATGCGTGGTAGAACTTTAGATGACGCTTTTGTAATTCTTGACGAAGCGCAGAATACAACACAAGCTCAAATGAAGATGTTCTTAACTAGATTAGGTTTTAATTCGAAGATGGTAGTTAATGGTGACCAAACTCAAATTGACCTACCTGGGAAAGCGAAGAGCGGGTTATTACAAGCTGAACATATTCTTTCTAATATTGAACAAGTAAAATTCATTAATTTTACTTTTAATGATGTTGTTCGTCACCCAGTAGTAGCCAAAATTGTTAGAGCTTATGAAGAAGAGGGACACTAA
- the ybeY gene encoding rRNA maturation RNase YbeY, which translates to MNNLDISFNDEVDFLKEGDKDWIPWISKLLLSAKKEINKENAQEMSINFVSSEKIHEINKKYRGKDRPTDVISFAIEDGLDEDFMAAFNDDPDFVEDIGDLFLCPEVIKRHSVEYETGFNREFGYTLVHGYLHLNGFDHIEDDEAKVMFGIQGKVLREYGLPLHPDQENHGKQIH; encoded by the coding sequence TTGAATAATTTAGACATTTCTTTTAATGATGAAGTCGATTTCCTAAAAGAAGGCGATAAAGATTGGATTCCTTGGATTAGCAAGCTACTTTTATCAGCCAAAAAGGAAATTAATAAAGAAAATGCTCAAGAGATGAGTATTAATTTTGTTTCTTCTGAGAAAATCCATGAAATTAATAAGAAGTATCGTGGAAAAGACCGTCCGACTGATGTGATTTCTTTTGCAATTGAAGATGGCTTAGATGAAGATTTCATGGCTGCTTTTAATGATGATCCGGATTTTGTAGAAGATATCGGTGATTTATTTCTTTGCCCAGAAGTGATAAAAAGACATAGTGTAGAGTATGAAACTGGATTTAATCGTGAGTTTGGATATACACTAGTTCATGGATACCTTCATTTAAATGGCTTTGATCATATCGAGGATGATGAAGCTAAAGTAATGTTTGGTATCCAAGGAAAAGTTTTACGTGAATATGGTCTTCCGCTTCATCCCGATCAGGAAAATCACGGAAAGCAAATTCACTAA
- the era gene encoding GTPase Era, which translates to MMDEKKDYKSGFVALIGRPNVGKSTLLNFLVGQKVAIMSPQPQTTRNKISGIYTDDQEQIVFIDTPGIHKPKNKLDDFMDKSSYSALDEVDVVLFMVEPEPAGKGDQYIAELLKKIKKPVFLVINKIDKVHPDKLLSIIDSYKNLGDFAEIVPISASQGNNVSELIKTIAKYLPEGPQFYDADQLTDRPEYFIVAELIREQVLKLTHEEVPHATAVVVDRMRDHEGGKLQIEATIYVERPGQKGIIIGKKGQMLKQIGIAARQEIEALLGEKVNLRLWVKVQKNWRSDPAFLKSIGYNAKELR; encoded by the coding sequence ATGATGGATGAGAAAAAAGACTATAAGTCAGGTTTTGTAGCTTTAATTGGTAGACCAAATGTTGGTAAGTCGACTTTATTAAATTTTTTAGTAGGCCAAAAGGTGGCAATTATGTCACCACAACCACAAACAACGAGAAATAAAATATCAGGTATTTATACTGATGACCAGGAACAAATTGTGTTTATTGACACTCCTGGAATTCATAAGCCTAAGAATAAATTAGATGACTTTATGGATAAGTCGAGCTATTCAGCTTTGGATGAAGTTGACGTTGTTTTATTCATGGTTGAACCTGAACCAGCAGGTAAGGGAGACCAATATATTGCCGAACTTCTTAAAAAAATTAAAAAACCTGTATTTTTAGTGATAAATAAGATTGATAAAGTCCACCCAGATAAGTTATTATCTATTATAGATTCGTATAAGAATCTAGGCGATTTTGCTGAAATTGTTCCAATCTCTGCTTCTCAAGGAAATAATGTTTCCGAATTGATTAAAACAATTGCCAAGTATTTGCCTGAAGGTCCGCAATTTTATGATGCAGACCAATTGACTGATCGTCCAGAATATTTTATTGTGGCTGAATTAATTCGCGAGCAGGTTTTGAAGCTCACCCATGAAGAAGTCCCACATGCAACGGCCGTGGTAGTTGACCGGATGCGGGATCATGAAGGTGGCAAGCTTCAAATTGAGGCTACAATTTATGTTGAACGTCCAGGTCAAAAGGGCATTATTATTGGTAAAAAAGGTCAAATGTTGAAGCAGATTGGAATTGCTGCACGTCAAGAAATCGAAGCTTTATTAGGCGAAAAAGTTAATTTACGTCTATGGGTTAAGGTTCAAAAGAATTGGCGGTCTGATCCTGCCTTTCTTAAGTCTATTGGCTACAATGCCAAGGAATTAAGATAG
- the recO gene encoding DNA repair protein RecO — MVRELCEVQGLIFKRKKYKEADVLTKIMTRDHGIFTIDVRGALRPKSRLGAATLNFSYGKYIVNTNWKGISTLRTFKDVKQLDQLYLDLTKNAYSSYVLDLLDHAFVEYKDIGSFYDLLMKALLKINSGEDAAIITQMVQLKLLNAYGVAPQLERCLICGKVQGVFDYSLELGGIICSDHFNSVSQRMHRDPKVVALIRTLALIDIDRLGKVKINPQLKKNSGKVIDRMYANYLDLNLKTKKFLDELALF, encoded by the coding sequence ATGGTACGTGAACTTTGTGAAGTTCAAGGATTAATTTTTAAAAGAAAAAAATATAAAGAAGCTGATGTACTAACCAAGATCATGACAAGAGATCATGGTATTTTTACAATAGATGTCCGAGGAGCACTGAGACCAAAGTCCAGATTAGGAGCTGCAACCCTTAACTTCTCTTACGGAAAGTATATTGTAAATACAAATTGGAAGGGAATCAGTACGCTGCGGACTTTCAAGGATGTAAAGCAGCTGGACCAATTGTATTTAGATTTAACTAAGAATGCGTATTCGAGCTATGTTTTAGACTTACTTGACCATGCTTTTGTTGAATATAAAGATATTGGAAGCTTTTATGATTTACTTATGAAGGCGTTGCTGAAGATAAATTCTGGAGAAGATGCGGCAATTATTACCCAAATGGTGCAATTGAAGTTGCTTAATGCATATGGAGTAGCACCGCAGTTAGAACGATGTCTAATTTGCGGAAAAGTGCAAGGTGTATTTGACTACTCGCTGGAATTAGGTGGAATTATTTGTAGTGATCACTTTAATAGTGTCAGTCAAAGGATGCATCGAGATCCTAAAGTAGTTGCCTTGATACGTACTTTAGCTTTAATTGATATTGATCGTTTAGGAAAAGTAAAGATTAATCCACAATTAAAAAAGAACTCTGGCAAGGTGATCGACCGGATGTACGCTAACTATTTAGATCTTAATTTAAAAACTAAAAAATTTCTTGATGAATTGGCGCTTTTTTAG
- the glyQ gene encoding glycine--tRNA ligase subunit alpha, translated as MSEKLNIQNMIFKLEQFWASKGCMIMPSYDEQKGAGTMSPYTFLRAVGPEPWAACYVEPSRRPADGRYGDNPNRLYQHHQFQVVIKPAPKDIQQYYLDSLRVLGIEPLEHDIRFVEDNWANPSMGCAGVGWEVWLDGMEVSQFTYFQVVGELDVKPTMSEITYGVERLASYIQDVNSVFDLEWGDGVKYRDIFKQPEYEHSKYAFEESDQEQLLKFFDTYEATAKRLLSQNLIHPAYDYILKCSHTFNLLDARGAVSVTERAGYLSRIRNLAHLAAKGFVEEREKRGFPLLKHQEETKKAGQNND; from the coding sequence ATGTCAGAAAAACTGAATATCCAGAATATGATTTTTAAATTGGAACAGTTCTGGGCCTCTAAAGGTTGTATGATTATGCCTTCATATGATGAACAAAAAGGTGCCGGGACAATGAGTCCATATACATTTTTACGTGCTGTTGGACCAGAACCTTGGGCAGCTTGCTACGTTGAACCTTCAAGAAGACCTGCTGATGGTCGTTATGGTGATAACCCTAATCGTTTATACCAACACCATCAATTCCAAGTCGTTATTAAGCCTGCACCAAAGGATATTCAACAATATTACTTAGATAGTTTAAGAGTATTGGGTATTGAACCTCTTGAACATGATATTCGATTTGTTGAAGATAACTGGGCTAATCCATCTATGGGATGTGCCGGTGTTGGTTGGGAAGTATGGCTTGACGGAATGGAAGTATCTCAATTTACTTACTTCCAAGTAGTTGGTGAACTTGATGTTAAACCAACAATGAGCGAAATCACATATGGTGTAGAACGTCTTGCTTCTTACATTCAAGATGTAAATTCAGTCTTTGATCTTGAATGGGGCGATGGTGTAAAATACCGTGATATCTTCAAGCAACCAGAATATGAACATTCTAAGTATGCTTTTGAAGAAAGTGATCAAGAACAATTACTTAAGTTCTTTGATACTTATGAAGCAACTGCTAAACGCTTATTAAGCCAAAATCTAATTCATCCAGCTTACGATTACATTTTGAAGTGTAGTCATACTTTTAACTTGCTTGATGCACGTGGTGCAGTTTCTGTTACTGAAAGAGCAGGTTACTTATCAAGAATTAGAAACTTAGCTCACCTTGCTGCTAAGGGATTTGTTGAAGAACGTGAAAAACGTGGCTTCCCATTATTGAAACACCAAGAAGAAACTAAGAAAGCGGGGCAAAACAATGACTAA
- the glyS gene encoding glycine--tRNA ligase subunit beta translates to MTKDYLFEIGTEEMPAHVVSRSVKQLADRTKKYLKENGLAFKDIKTYSTPRRLTILVEDLAEKQDDIDEVKKGPAKKIAQDKDGNWTKAAQGFARGQGMTTDDIYFEELKGTEYAYVHVQKEGKKASDILMGMSDIVKAMTFPTKMRWGSYDFEFVRPIHWMVSLLGSEVVPVKLLDVVAGRKTQGHRFLGDSVVLANADDYEEALKSQYVIADADERKGMILNQIQELVAQHNWKVNLDKGLLEEVTNLVEYPTVFAGSFDEKYLNIPDEVLITSMKDNQRYFEVYDENGKLINHFIAVRNGNSEYLDNVIAGNEKVLVARLDDAQFFYDEDKKYPLAHFVDKLKNVSFHDKIGSVAEHMARVQIIGDYLGKKFNISDTEMKDFDRVSDIYKFDLVTSMVGEFAELQGVMGMHYARLIGEDENVSVAIKESYMPTSAEGKLPSTTVGSLLSVADKLDTIISFFGAGMIPSSSNDPYALRRNAYGIVRILLNEGWSLPVKDVLPELIQLLSGKTAAKLPKDTEAENEIADFIRDRVKQQLQVEKYDYDVIDAVLASSQQDPIQILAAAKTLQMHHDDADFKPVVESLTRITNILKKAKYRNAAKIDESLFQDVSEEELNAGVNALEDNKDLSIADLYKGFVELQPVIDNYFESNMILDKDEKVKNNRLAQLLKVNNLADRMGDLSKLVIK, encoded by the coding sequence ATGACTAAAGATTATTTATTTGAAATTGGCACTGAAGAAATGCCAGCTCACGTTGTTTCTAGAAGTGTTAAACAATTAGCTGACCGTACTAAAAAATACTTAAAAGAAAACGGCTTAGCTTTTAAAGATATTAAGACTTATTCAACTCCTCGTCGTTTAACGATCTTAGTTGAAGATTTGGCTGAAAAGCAAGACGATATTGATGAAGTAAAAAAGGGGCCAGCTAAGAAGATTGCCCAAGATAAAGATGGTAATTGGACAAAGGCTGCTCAAGGATTTGCTCGTGGTCAGGGAATGACTACTGACGATATTTACTTTGAAGAACTTAAAGGAACTGAATATGCCTATGTTCATGTTCAAAAAGAAGGTAAGAAGGCCTCTGATATTTTAATGGGCATGAGTGATATCGTTAAGGCAATGACTTTCCCAACTAAAATGCGTTGGGGTAGCTACGATTTTGAATTTGTACGTCCAATTCACTGGATGGTTTCTTTACTTGGTAGCGAAGTAGTACCAGTTAAATTGCTTGATGTAGTTGCTGGTCGTAAAACTCAAGGTCACCGTTTCTTAGGAGATAGTGTGGTACTTGCAAATGCAGACGACTACGAAGAAGCATTGAAGAGCCAATATGTGATCGCTGATGCTGATGAACGTAAGGGCATGATCCTCAACCAAATCCAAGAATTAGTTGCTCAACATAACTGGAAAGTAAATCTTGACAAGGGACTTCTTGAAGAAGTTACTAACTTAGTTGAATATCCAACTGTCTTTGCTGGTTCTTTTGATGAAAAATACTTAAATATTCCAGATGAAGTATTAATTACTTCAATGAAGGATAACCAAAGATACTTCGAAGTTTACGATGAAAACGGTAAGTTGATTAATCACTTTATCGCTGTTAGAAATGGTAATAGTGAGTATTTGGACAATGTTATTGCTGGTAATGAAAAAGTTCTTGTTGCACGTTTAGATGATGCCCAATTCTTCTATGATGAAGATAAGAAGTATCCATTAGCTCACTTTGTTGATAAGCTTAAGAATGTATCATTCCACGATAAGATTGGTTCCGTTGCTGAGCATATGGCACGCGTTCAAATTATTGGTGACTACTTAGGTAAGAAATTTAATATTTCAGATACTGAAATGAAAGATTTTGATCGAGTTAGTGACATTTATAAATTTGACCTAGTTACTTCAATGGTTGGCGAATTTGCGGAATTACAAGGTGTAATGGGAATGCACTATGCTCGCTTAATCGGCGAAGATGAAAATGTTAGCGTAGCAATTAAAGAAAGTTACATGCCAACAAGTGCCGAAGGTAAATTGCCAAGTACAACTGTTGGTTCACTTCTTTCAGTTGCTGATAAATTAGATACAATTATTTCATTCTTTGGTGCTGGAATGATCCCATCTTCATCTAACGACCCATATGCTTTAAGAAGAAATGCATATGGTATCGTAAGAATTTTATTAAATGAAGGTTGGTCACTTCCAGTTAAAGATGTTTTACCAGAATTAATTCAATTATTATCAGGTAAAACAGCAGCTAAGCTACCTAAAGATACAGAAGCTGAAAATGAAATTGCCGACTTTATCCGTGATCGTGTAAAACAACAATTACAAGTTGAAAAGTATGACTACGACGTAATTGATGCAGTACTTGCATCTAGTCAACAAGATCCAATTCAAATTTTGGCAGCAGCTAAGACTTTGCAAATGCATCATGATGATGCTGACTTTAAGCCAGTAGTTGAAAGTTTAACTAGAATTACTAACATTTTGAAGAAAGCTAAATATAGAAATGCTGCTAAGATTGATGAAAGTCTATTCCAAGATGTAAGTGAAGAAGAGTTAAATGCAGGTGTAAATGCATTAGAAGACAATAAAGATTTGAGTATTGCTGATCTGTACAAAGGCTTTGTAGAACTGCAACCTGTAATTGATAATTACTTTGAAAGCAATATGATCCTTGATAAAGATGAAAAGGTAAAGAATAATCGTTTGGCTCAATTGTTAAAGGTTAATAACTTAGCTGATCGAATGGGTGACTTAAGTAAATTAGTAATTAAGTAA
- the dnaG gene encoding DNA primase: MAGRIPEQFIDEVRNSVDIVDVISQYVSLEKKGKDYMGLCPFHQEKTPSFTVNEGKQFFKCFGCGKGGNVFKFLMYQDHLTFPESVKKVAELAHLQMPEGYGEETKPLSPLKRMYRQATEFYQHILLTTKVGERALEYAKKRELTNDLLEHFKVGYAPDNDKILLTYLQQKKEYTDNDLRESGLFVESQDGQLFDRFRDRLMFPLGDESGYTVGFSGRRISNDKTIAKYMNSPETKIFNKSKLLFHFAEAKKAARSEKHLILYEGYMDVIAAYKAGIQSGVASMGTSLTTEQVYMLRRITPNILVNYDGDPPGIHAAERATKLFGQVQGFNLGIIVLPENLDPDEYVKKYGAEKYRAEVAGALSSMDFLLERLANQYNLHNDREKLAYITASVQMIAGLNDPVASDLYLDKLARQTGVTRESLKVTFVRERRKLQRAKNHQQAYQTPAPMDNLGELAEPKEAQAGTEVENKNPALDRLLYLFIHSDEARDYLLSQQFLFPDERYAKLAEFWLKYHQTHEDAEVKGFIDFIPEELQGIIINMEMITMPPDYSKRELDDQLRALEKSKIDEQLNDLLSQLKEAQRKQDNSLELEIAQKVIALRRKKF, encoded by the coding sequence ATGGCAGGACGTATTCCTGAACAATTTATCGATGAAGTTCGAAATTCTGTTGATATTGTTGATGTAATAAGTCAATATGTTTCTTTAGAAAAAAAGGGTAAAGATTATATGGGACTTTGTCCTTTCCATCAAGAAAAAACACCTTCTTTTACTGTTAATGAAGGAAAACAATTTTTCAAATGTTTTGGATGTGGCAAAGGTGGAAACGTATTTAAGTTTTTAATGTATCAGGATCATCTTACCTTTCCTGAAAGTGTTAAAAAAGTTGCTGAGCTGGCACATCTTCAGATGCCAGAAGGTTATGGAGAAGAAACTAAACCACTCAGTCCACTAAAAAGGATGTATCGACAAGCGACAGAATTTTATCAACATATTCTGTTAACTACCAAAGTTGGCGAAAGAGCGCTTGAATATGCTAAAAAGCGTGAGTTAACTAATGATTTACTAGAGCATTTTAAAGTAGGTTATGCTCCAGATAATGATAAGATTTTACTTACTTATTTGCAGCAGAAGAAAGAATATACTGATAACGATTTAAGAGAAAGTGGTCTATTTGTTGAATCGCAAGATGGTCAATTATTTGACCGCTTTCGTGATCGTTTGATGTTTCCTTTAGGAGATGAATCCGGCTATACAGTTGGTTTTTCTGGTCGTAGAATTAGCAATGATAAAACAATTGCTAAATATATGAATAGTCCAGAAACTAAGATTTTCAATAAGTCTAAATTACTGTTTCATTTTGCTGAAGCAAAAAAAGCAGCAAGAAGTGAGAAACATTTAATCCTTTATGAAGGCTATATGGATGTAATTGCCGCTTATAAGGCTGGAATTCAGTCTGGAGTAGCCTCGATGGGGACCAGTTTGACCACTGAACAAGTGTATATGTTAAGACGGATTACTCCTAATATTTTAGTCAACTATGATGGAGATCCACCTGGAATCCATGCCGCTGAAAGAGCAACTAAGTTATTTGGGCAAGTACAGGGATTTAACTTAGGTATAATTGTTTTACCTGAAAATCTTGATCCAGATGAATATGTAAAGAAATACGGGGCAGAAAAATATCGTGCAGAAGTTGCGGGTGCACTTAGTTCGATGGATTTTCTGCTTGAAAGATTGGCAAATCAATATAATTTACATAATGATCGAGAAAAGTTAGCCTATATTACGGCTAGTGTACAGATGATTGCTGGTTTAAATGACCCAGTAGCATCTGATCTATATCTTGATAAACTAGCTCGTCAAACTGGAGTTACTCGTGAATCTCTAAAGGTTACTTTTGTTCGTGAGAGACGTAAACTGCAGCGTGCCAAAAATCATCAGCAGGCTTATCAAACACCAGCACCAATGGATAATCTGGGTGAACTGGCTGAGCCAAAAGAAGCTCAAGCAGGTACTGAAGTAGAAAATAAAAATCCTGCTTTAGATCGTCTACTTTATCTATTTATTCATAGTGATGAAGCAAGAGATTATTTATTAAGTCAACAGTTTCTGTTTCCAGATGAACGTTATGCAAAATTAGCAGAGTTTTGGTTAAAGTACCATCAAACTCATGAAGATGCAGAAGTTAAAGGCTTCATTGATTTTATTCCTGAAGAACTTCAAGGTATAATTATTAATATGGAGATGATTACAATGCCTCCGGATTATTCTAAGCGTGAGCTAGATGATCAATTACGGGCATTGGAAAAGAGCAAAATTGATGAGCAATTAAATGATTTGCTTAGTCAATTAAAGGAAGCTCAAAGAAAACAAGATAATAGTTTAGAACTTGAAATAGCGCAGAAAGTAATTGCGTTAAGAAGAAAGAAGTTTTAG